The proteins below come from a single Carassius carassius chromosome 11, fCarCar2.1, whole genome shotgun sequence genomic window:
- the rabl3 gene encoding rab-like protein 3 — MASLDRVKVLVLGDSGVGKSSLVHLFCQNQVLGNPSWTVGCSVDVRVHDYREGTPEEKTHYIELWDVGGSVGSASSVKSTRAVFYNSVNGIILVHDLTNKKSSQNLYPWSLEALSKDSSPTGIIVSNGDYDREQFAENSVPLLLIGTKFDQIPENKRNDVLTRTAFISEDFNAEEINLDCTNPRYLAAGSSNAVKLSRFFDKVIEKRYFTRDPSQMQSFTDRRRFNFKSLHND, encoded by the exons ATGGCATCTTTGGATAGGGTGAAGGTGTTGGTTTTGGGAGATTCCG GAGTAGGGAAGTCCTCTCTTGTACATTTATTCTGCCAGAATCAAGTTTTGGGAAATCCGTCATGGACTGTGGGCTGCTCAGTGGACGTCAGG GTTCATGACTATAGAGAAGGCACTCCAGAAGAGAAGACACACTACATTGAACTCTGGGACGTTGGGGGATCTGTTGGCAGTGCCAGCAGTGTTAAGAGCACCAGAGCTGTGTTTTACAATTCTGTAAATG GCATTATTTTAGTTCATGATCTGACCAATAAGAAATCCTCTCAGAATCTGTACCCCTGGTCACTGGAGGCACTAAGCAAAGACTCCTCTCCAACTGGCATCATTGTATCAAATGG GGATTATGACCGAGAACAGTTTGCAGAGAACTCAGTTCCCCTTCTGCTAATTGGCACCAAATTTGATCAGATCCCGGAAAACAAGCGGAATGACGTCCTGACCCGCACTGCCTTTATATCTGAAGACTTTAATGCGGAAGAGATTAATTTG GATTGTACAAATCCACGTTATCTTGCTGCTGGATCATCAAATGCTGTTAAATTGAGCCGGTTCTTTGACAAG GTAATAGAAAAGAGATACTTCACAAGAGACCCTAGCCAG ATGCAGAGTTTCACCGACAGGAGGCGCTTTAATTTCAAAAGTCTGCACAATGATTGA
- the LOC132153029 gene encoding dnaJ homolog subfamily B member 11-like, translated as MAVRGMKLSSVCFLLFYVILTVLAGRDFYKILGVSKTASIKDIKKAYRKLALQLHPDRNQDDPNAQDKFADLGAAYEVLSDEEKRKQYDAYGEEGLKEGHQSSHGDIFSSFFGDFGFMFGGNRQPASRDIPRGNDIVLDLEVTLEEVYSGNFVEVVRNKPVAKEAPGKRKCNCRQEMRTTQLGPGRFQMTQEVVCDECPNIKLVNEERTLEVEIEQGVRDEMEYPFIGEGEPHIDGEPGDLRFRIKVLKHLVFERRGDDLYTNVTISLVEALVGFEMDVTHLDGHKVHIVRDKITKPGARIWKKGEGLPNFDNNNIRGSLIVTFDVDFPKEQLDDQQKDGIRQLLKQAPSQTIYNGLQGY; from the exons ATGGCTGTTAGAGGAATGAAATTGTCgagtgtttgttttcttcttttttatgtgATATTGACAGTGCTGGCTGG GAGAGATTTCTACAAAATTCTGGGAGTTAGTAAAACCGCATCAATTAAAGATATTAAGAAAGCCTACAGAAAGCTGGCATTGCAGCTTCATCCGGATAGAAACCAAGATGACCCAAATGCCCAAGACAAATTTGCCGACCTCGGAGCTGCTTACGAG GTGCTCTCCgatgaggagaaaagaaaacagtatgATGCATATGGAGAGGAAGGGTTAAAAGAAGGCCATCAAAGTTCACATGGTGATATATTCTCCAG tttctttGGCGACTTTGGATTCATGTTTGGTGGAAATAGGCAGCCAGCTAGCCGAGATATTCCGAGGGGTAATGACATAGTACTGGATCTTGAAGTAACCCTAGAAGAGGTGTATTCAGGGAATTTTGTAGAG GTGGTGCGAAACAAACCTGTAGCAAAAGAAGCCCCAGGCAAACGAAAATGCAATTGCCGGCAGGAAATGAGAACCACGCAGCTAGGACCAGGTCGCTTCCAGATGACACAAGAAGTGGTCTGTGATGAATGCCCCAATATAAA GCTTGTGAATGAAGAGAGAACACTAGAAGTGGAAATCGAGCAGGGTGTGAGAGATGAGATGGAATACCCTTTCATTGGTGAAg GTGAACCTCACATTGATGGTGAGCCTGGAGATCTGCGTTTCCGCATCAAAGTTTTAAA GCATCTGGTGTTTGAGCGCAGAGGTGACGACCTTTATACAAACGTCACCATCTCTCTGGTAGAGGCTCTGGTCGGTTTTGAGATGGACGTCACTCATTTAGATGGTCACAAG GTGCACATTGTCAGAGATAAAATCACTAAGCCAGGAGCTCGTATTTGGAAGAAGGGTGAGGGCTTACCAAATTTTGACAACAACAATATCCGTGGATCGCTCATAGTCACCTTTGATGTAGACTTCCCCAAGGAGCAGCTTGATGACCAGCAGAAAGATG GTATAAGGCAACTTCTGAAACAGGCACCATCTCAGACGATTTATAACGGACTGCAGGGATACTGA
- the LOC132153273 gene encoding coagulation factor IX-like, translating to MLLTVCLLLSVFSLSGGLESGIVGGNEVKPHSRPYMASLQYRRQHKCGGMLISDDYVLTSAHCLDKTTNFLEVVLGAHNISQNEDSQQIIQVDKYIRHPKYENDGLTYDIMLLKMKTKAVRNEFVDVIELPKNNEGIPAHVECSIAGWGMKKPGGRASDVLWEVSLKLQFSFECKNKWKHHFNSEKMICSVSDGKRAFCQGDSGGPLFCDSELKGMAAYTYPYDCTYKKYPEVYMKISAFLPWIKQNIKIMESQAVGWLEIGTMVHYSFLLLVISLAAGMESDIIGGKEAKPHSRPYMASIQINKYHTCGGMLIREDYVLTAAHCLNRSVFSRQDHFEVVLGAHNLTQKEKSQQRIPVRKYIRHPMFERNKEMDYSYDIMLLKLRNKAKLSKYVKVQPLPKKNGKTPANVHCSIAGWGLKTRNGNQPSDVMHEVSLKLEENSICENKWQHYFNSERMICSVSDGKHAFCLGDSGSPLICNAKPQGIASYTFNGDCTNESYPQVYVKISYFLPWIKKKIG from the exons ATGCTGCTCACCGTCTGTCTCCTGCTTTCTGTCTTCTCTCTGTCTG GAGGGTTAGAGAGTGGAATTGTAGGTGGCAACGAGGTTAAACCTCACTCCAGACCATACATGGCATCTCTTCAGTATAGAAGACAGCATAAGtgtggagggatgctgataagTGATGATTATGTGCTGACTTCGGCTCACTGTTTGGA CAAGACCACCAACTTCTTAGAAGTTGTTCTGGGAGCTCACAATATTAGCCAGAACGAGGACAGCCAGCAGATTATCCAAGTAGACAAGTACATCAGACATCCTAAGTATGAGAATGATGGCTTGACCTATGATATCATGTTACTAAAG ATGAAGACCAAAGCCGTGCGAAATGAGTTTGTGGATGTTATTGAGCTGCCTAAAAACAATGAGGGTATTCCTGCCCATGTGGAGTGCTCCATTGCTGGCTGGGGCATGAAAAAACCTGGAGGAAGAGCCTCAGATGTTCTGTGGGAAGTCAGCCTCAAACTGCAGTTTAGCTTTGAATGCAAAAACAAGTGGAAACACCACTTCAACTCTGAGAAAATGATCTGTAGTGTCTCAGATGGGAAAAGGGCGTTCTGTCAG GGTGATTCTGGCGGTCCTCTGTTTTGTGACTCTGAACTTAAAGGAATGGCTGCATACACATATCCTTATGACTGTACATACAAGAAATACCCTGAAGTCTATATGAAAATATCTGCCTTCCTCCCGTGGattaaacaaaacattaa AATTATGGAAT CACAGGCTGTTGGTTGGTTGGAAATTGGAACCATGGTTCATTATTCTTTTCTTCTCCTTGTTATCTCTTTGGCTG CTGGGATGGAAAGTGATATTATTGGAGGAAAAGAGGCTAAACCTCATTCCAGGCCATACATGGCATCTATTCAGATCAACAAATATCACACATGTGGAGGGATGCTGATCAGAGAGGATTATGTACTGACAGCGGCCCACTGTTTGAA CCGTAGTGTCTTCTCTCGTCAAGATCACTTTGAGGTTGTTCTGGGAGCTCACAACCTCACGCAGAAGGAGAAGAGCCAGCAGAGAATCCCAGTGAGGAAATACATCCGACATCCTATGTTTGAACGGAACAAGGAGATGGACTACAGTTATGATATCATGTTACTAAAG CTGAGGAACAAAGCCAAACTGAGCAAATATGTGAAAGTTCAGCCTCTTCCTAAGAAGAATGGAAAAACACCAGCTAATGTTCATTGCTCCATTGCTGGTTGGGGGTTGAAAACCCGAAATGGAAACCAGCCATCAGATGTGATGCACGAAGTCAGTCTCAAACTGGAGGAGAACTCAATATGTGAAAACAAGTGGCAGCACTACTTCAACTCTGAGAGAATGATCTGCAGTGTTTCAGATGGGAAACATGCTTTTTGTTtg GGGGATTCAGGGAGTCCTCTTATCTGCAATGCTAAACCACAAGGAATTGCTTCATATACCTTTAATGGCGACTGTACAAATGAATCATATCCTCAAGTTTATGTTAAAATCTCCTACTTCCTCccctggattaaaaaaaaaattggttaa